One genomic region from bacterium encodes:
- a CDS encoding ATP-binding protein produces the protein MEKPYILLVDDKEENLLAYEPILAPLEIHIVKATSGKEALHWLLKEKFALILRDVAIPKMDGLEAIRLIEEKLTSERIPTIFIIPSDKSFEDILGSYSLGAVDCITKPIIPEILRTKVSVFIDLFKAKKEIEEKVEMLSAINQELEAFVYSASHDLRSPLATIEGFCDMLLKYKSDKLDPQIKHYIERMDNGVKRMDELLTDLLTLSRITKLDMERKEVNLSETAKAIRDELKEKEPEREVEFLIQDDVMGRGDSSLLKILLENLIFNAYKFTSKREKARIEFGVKEGAYFVSDNGIGFDMAEVDKLFAPFSRLVGISEFPGTGIGLSIVKRIVHRHQGKIWAIGEPDKGATFFWTIM, from the coding sequence ATGGAAAAGCCATATATCCTTTTGGTTGATGACAAAGAGGAAAATCTATTAGCCTATGAGCCGATACTTGCTCCTTTAGAGATACACATTGTTAAGGCAACCTCAGGCAAAGAAGCACTCCATTGGCTCTTGAAGGAGAAATTTGCCTTAATCTTGCGTGATGTTGCTATACCAAAGATGGATGGGCTTGAGGCAATAAGGCTTATCGAGGAAAAACTTACCTCAGAGCGTATCCCAACCATCTTTATTATACCTTCTGACAAATCTTTTGAAGATATCCTTGGTAGCTATTCCCTTGGTGCGGTTGACTGTATCACAAAACCCATTATTCCAGAGATATTAAGAACAAAGGTTTCTGTATTTATTGACCTCTTTAAGGCAAAAAAAGAGATAGAGGAGAAAGTAGAAATGCTTTCAGCAATTAACCAAGAATTAGAGGCATTTGTCTATTCTGCCTCCCATGACTTAAGAAGCCCCTTGGCAACTATTGAGGGTTTTTGTGATATGCTTCTAAAATACAAATCAGATAAGCTAGACCCACAGATAAAACATTACATTGAAAGGATGGATAATGGGGTTAAAAGGATGGATGAGCTACTTACCGACCTTTTAACCCTTTCAAGGATAACAAAGCTTGATATGGAGCGTAAAGAGGTTAATTTAAGTGAAACAGCAAAAGCAATTAGAGATGAGCTTAAGGAGAAAGAGCCAGAGAGGGAGGTTGAATTTCTAATCCAGGATGATGTAATGGGAAGGGGCGATTCCTCTCTTCTTAAAATTCTCCTTGAAAACCTCATTTTTAATGCCTATAAATTCACCTCAAAAAGGGAAAAGGCAAGGATTGAGTTTGGAGTGAAGGAGGGGGCTTACTTTGTCTCTGATAATGGTATTGGCTTTGATATGGCTGAGGTTGATAAATTATTTGCTCCCTTTTCTCGTCTGGTTGGAATCTCTGAATTTCCTGGAACAGGCATTGGCCTTTCCATTGTCAAAAGGATAGTCCATCGCCACCAGGGTAAGATATGGGCAATTGGAGAACCAGATAAGGGAGCAACATTTTTCTGGACAATTATGTAA
- a CDS encoding DUF2283 domain-containing protein — protein sequence MHKLVEDNPDDAVCFKGSDIMAKEGVKEGITKEIFKAIPYFIRFPVNKIWMDYDKEADVLYISFKRPQKATDSEMLKDGTLLRYKGEELVGITILDASKKRGG from the coding sequence ATGCACAAGTTGGTAGAAGACAACCCGGATGATGCAGTCTGCTTTAAGGGAAGTGATATTATGGCAAAAGAAGGTGTAAAAGAAGGGATAACAAAGGAGATATTTAAAGCCATTCCTTATTTTATAAGATTTCCTGTTAATAAGATATGGATGGACTATGATAAAGAGGCAGATGTGCTTTATATAAGCTTTAAAAGACCTCAGAAGGCTACTGATTCAGAAATGCTAAAAGATGGCACACTACTTAGATATAAAGGAGAAGAGTTGGTGGGAATTACTATTTTAGATGCGTCCAAAAAAAGAGGGGGGTAG
- a CDS encoding response regulator has translation MEQKNILLVEDNPDDAELTIRGLENANILNKVVWVKDGFSALDYLFKGENNLPAVVLLDLKLPKMDGLEVLRQIRAEERTKLIPVVILTSSREESDMVSGYSLGANSYVRKPVDFVQFSSAIKQLGLYWLLLNEIPGKR, from the coding sequence GTGGAGCAAAAAAATATTTTGTTGGTAGAAGACAACCCAGATGATGCAGAGCTTACAATAAGAGGGCTTGAGAATGCTAATATTTTAAATAAGGTTGTTTGGGTAAAGGATGGGTTTTCTGCCCTTGACTACCTATTTAAAGGGGAAAATAACCTTCCTGCAGTTGTCCTTCTTGACTTAAAGCTTCCAAAGATGGATGGCTTGGAGGTTCTTCGTCAAATAAGGGCAGAGGAACGAACAAAGCTAATTCCTGTTGTAATCCTTACATCCTCAAGGGAGGAAAGTGATATGGTTTCAGGATATAGCCTGGGTGCGAATAGCTATGTGAGAAAGCCGGTAGATTTTGTCCAGTTTAGCTCTGCCATAAAACAGCTTGGCTTATACTGGCTTCTTCTTAATGAAATACCTGGAAAAAGATGA
- a CDS encoding DUF6516 family protein encodes MYEIVDCLKQHQIVRSVEILELVNEQAVKSIKIRSHLIDESILFIQETISEKGKRYSYHWQNKEGELILRWDNAPHWKNVETFPHHKHIGEKIEPSSMLDIKELLEQIEKVLSDE; translated from the coding sequence GTGTATGAAATTGTAGATTGCCTTAAACAACATCAGATAGTTCGCTCTGTAGAGATATTAGAATTGGTAAATGAACAGGCAGTTAAATCTATTAAGATAAGGTCTCATTTAATTGATGAAAGCATTTTATTTATTCAGGAAACAATTAGTGAAAAAGGAAAAAGATATTCCTATCATTGGCAAAATAAGGAAGGAGAGCTTATACTTCGTTGGGATAATGCACCCCATTGGAAAAATGTAGAAACATTTCCACACCACAAACATATAGGAGAAAAGATAGAACCAAGCTCAATGTTAGATATTAAGGAATTATTAGAGCAAATAGAGAAGGTATTGTCAGATGAATGA
- a CDS encoding ATP-binding protein, with translation MNEEEYKSRIVSLEKELSDFSYSVSHDLRAPLRAIDGFSQAILEDYYSQLDEKGKRWLTKIRDASQYMGHLLDDLVILSRIARQEMRIMEVNLSVLAKDVADELKKSNSNRDIEFVIQEGLMAQGDKWFLKTVFEQTFDNACKFTSRREKARIEFGVKDGVYFVSDNGCGFDMAYADKLFSPFQQLHSKEEFPQGTGIGLAIVQRIIHRHQGKIWTESQIDKGTKIYWTLGNFA, from the coding sequence ATGAATGAAGAGGAATACAAGAGTCGTATTGTAAGCCTTGAGAAAGAGCTTTCTGATTTTTCCTATTCTGTATCACACGATTTAAGGGCACCCTTAAGGGCAATTGATGGATTCTCTCAGGCGATATTAGAGGATTATTATTCTCAGCTTGATGAAAAGGGGAAAAGATGGCTTACAAAGATAAGGGATGCAAGCCAGTATATGGGCCATCTTTTGGATGACCTTGTCATTCTTTCAAGAATAGCACGGCAAGAGATGCGTATTATGGAGGTTAATCTGAGTGTTTTAGCAAAGGATGTAGCAGATGAGCTTAAAAAATCCAATTCCAATAGGGATATAGAGTTTGTCATTCAGGAAGGTTTAATGGCACAGGGAGACAAATGGTTTCTTAAGACAGTCTTTGAACAGACATTTGATAATGCTTGTAAATTCACCTCAAGAAGGGAAAAGGCAAGGATTGAGTTTGGAGTAAAGGATGGTGTTTATTTTGTCTCTGATAATGGCTGTGGCTTTGATATGGCTTATGCTGATAAATTATTTTCTCCATTTCAGCAATTGCATTCTAAAGAGGAATTTCCCCAAGGCACAGGGATTGGTTTGGCAATTGTTCAAAGAATCATCCATCGCCATCAGGGAAAGATATGGACAGAGTCACAGATAGATAAGGGAACAAAAATTTATTGGACATTAGGAAATTTTGCTTAA